The following coding sequences are from one Panicum hallii strain FIL2 chromosome 5, PHallii_v3.1, whole genome shotgun sequence window:
- the LOC112891844 gene encoding peptidyl serine alpha-galactosyltransferase isoform X2, which produces MLRSQLEREIPKIHLLKRYPAINKPAGVVHWLKHSPEADNVDWVVILDADQIIRGPIVPWELGAEKGKPFAAYYGYLKGCDNILAQLHTAHPEFCDKVGGILAMHIDDLRALAPLWLSKTEEVRQDKSHWSTNITGDIYGMGWISEMYGYAFGAAEVGLRHKINDDIMIYPGYIPRPGIEPLILHYGLPFKVGNWSFSKLEHHEDGIVYDCNRLFPPPPFPREVEMMESDPNVKRGLFLSIECINTLNEGLLLHHASVGCPKAQWSKYLSFLKSRRFSELTKPKYWKGQKVDSTITTQHVALSKANSEYPKIHTLFSTECSSYFDWQTVGLMHSFRLSGQPGNITRLLSCTDEDLKNYKGHDLAPTHYVPSMSRHPLTGDWYPAINKPAAVLHWLNHVQTDAEFIVILDADMIMRGPITPWEYGAKLGHPVSTPYEYLIGCDNILAKIHTRNPSACDKVGGVIIMHIDDLRRFAILWLHKSEEVRADKAHYATNITGDIYASGWISEMYGYSFAAAEINLRHIIRRDIMIYPGYVPLPGAKYKVFHYGLRFGVGNWSFDKADWRNADVVNTCWAKFPEPPDPDTIMQEGLDARERDLLSIECARALNKALYLHHKRRNCPRIGTIHSTSSNKIARIAHESSRNRNRGKFESMDVAREKTVERAAATIPPVHRSRRLARSSRMWIIAVWAVSIVVFLLVISMFFTDRRRSVSRSRVSRSLKAHV; this is translated from the exons ATGCTGAGAAGTCAACTGGAACGAGAGATCCCAAAGATACACCTATTGAAGAG GTACCCGGCCATCAATAAGCCCGCAGGGGTGGTGCATTGGTTAAAGCATAGTCCAGAGGCAGACAATGTTGATTGGGTTGTAATCTTGGATGCTGACCAGATTATTCGAGGACCCATTGTTCCCTGGGAACTTGGGGCTGAGAAAGGCAAGCCGTTTGCTGCTTATTATGG ATATTTGAAGGGCTGTGATAACATCCTAGCACAGCTTCATACTGCGCATCCAGAATTTTGTGATAAAGTTGGGGGAATTCTCGCCATGCATATTGATGACTTAAGAGCTCTAGCACCTCTATGGCTTTCAAAAACTGAAGAAGTGAGGCAGGATAAGTCCCATTGGTCAACCAATATTACTGGGGATATATATGGCATGGGTTGGATCAGTGAGATGTATGGGTATGCATTTGGTGCTGCAGAA GTAGGTCTACGGCACAAGATAAATGATGATATAATGATCTACCCAGGTTATATTCCAAGACCTGGCATTGAGCCACTTATCTTGCATTATGGTTTGCCATTTAAAGTTGGAAACTGGTCATTCAGTAAATTAGAACACCACGAGGATGGAATAGTTTATGATTGCAACCGCTTATTCCCTCCACCTCCTTTTCCTAGAGAG GTTGAAATGATGGAATCCGACCCAAATGTAAAACGGGGCTTATTTTTAAGCATAGAGTGCATTAATACCTTGAATGAAGGGCTCTTGTTGCATCATGCATCTGTTGGGTGCCCGAAAGCACAGTGGTCAAAATACCTAAGTTTCCTTAAAAGCAGAAGGTTTTCAGAGCTTACAAAGCCAAAGTATTGGAAAGGCCAAAAGGTTGACAGCACAATTACTACGCAACATGTTGCATTATCCAAGGCAAACAGTGAATATCCAAAAATACACACCCTTTTCTCCACCGAATGTTCATCATATTTTGACTGGCAAACTGTTGGGCTCATGCACAGCTTTCGTTTAAGCGGACAGCCTGGTAACATTACGCGCTTATTGAGCTGTACGGATGAGGACTTGAAGAACTATAAAGGCCATGACCTTGCTCCAACACATTATGTTCCATCTATGAGCCGACATCCATTGACAGGGGACTG GTACCCTGCAATTAACAAACCTGCAGCAGTTCTCCATTGGCTCAACCATGTGCAGACTGATGCTGAGTTCATTGTTATCTTAGATGCTGACATGATCATGAGAGGCCCCATTACCCCATGGGAATATGGTGCAAAACTCGGACATCCTGTTTCTACTCCCTATGA ATACCTCATTGGGTGTGATAACATACTTGCAAAGATACACACTCGCAATCCCTCTGCATGTGACAAGGTTGGTGGTGTCATTATCATGCATATAGATGATCTTCGCCGTTTTGCTATACTTTGGCTGCACAAATCAGAGGAGGTTCGTGCTGACAAAGCTCATTATGCAACAAACATTACTGGTGACATATATGCATCTGGCTGGATTAGTGAGATGTATGGCTACTCATTTGCAGCAGCTGAG ATTAACCTGCGCCACATCATTAGGAGGGACATAATGATATATCCAGGTTATGTTCCACTACCTGGAGCTAAATATAAGGTTTTCCATTATGGGTTGAGATTTGGAGTTGGTAATTGGAGCTTTGACAAGGCTGATTGGAGAAATGCTGATGTGGTAAATACATGCTGGGCCAAGTTTCCTGAACCACCTGATCCAGATACCATCATGCAAGAAGGTCTAGATGCACGAGAAAGGGATCTCCTGAGCATTGAATGTGCCAGGGCTTTGAATAAAGCCCTATACCTGCACCATAAGCGCCGAAACTGCCCCCGAATAGGCACCATCCATAGCACATCTTCTAACAAAATTGCGAGAATTGCACATGAGTCATCCAGAAATAGAAATAGAGGAAAATTTGAGTCCATGGACGTGGCAAGGGAAAAGACGGTTGAAAGGGCTGCAGCCACCATACCACCTGTGCATAGATCAAGGAGACTGGCCAGATCTTCCAGAATGTGGATAATTGCTGTCTGGGCAGTATCGATTGTAGTGTTCTTATTAGTAATCTCCATGTTTTTCACTGATCGAAGGAGAAGCGTCTCCAGATCTAGGGTTTCTAGAAGTCTGAAGGCCCATGTCTGA
- the LOC112891844 gene encoding peptidyl serine alpha-galactosyltransferase isoform X1: protein MAAAISGAVAAALLLLCPAWASAAAAVGEGRRLHTLFSVECGDYFDWQAVGLLHSLRKAGQPGGVTRLLSCAEDQLPSYRGLRIGHTLQVPSFSRHPRTGDWYPAINKPAGVVHWLKHSPEADNVDWVVILDADQIIRGPIVPWELGAEKGKPFAAYYGYLKGCDNILAQLHTAHPEFCDKVGGILAMHIDDLRALAPLWLSKTEEVRQDKSHWSTNITGDIYGMGWISEMYGYAFGAAEVGLRHKINDDIMIYPGYIPRPGIEPLILHYGLPFKVGNWSFSKLEHHEDGIVYDCNRLFPPPPFPREVEMMESDPNVKRGLFLSIECINTLNEGLLLHHASVGCPKAQWSKYLSFLKSRRFSELTKPKYWKGQKVDSTITTQHVALSKANSEYPKIHTLFSTECSSYFDWQTVGLMHSFRLSGQPGNITRLLSCTDEDLKNYKGHDLAPTHYVPSMSRHPLTGDWYPAINKPAAVLHWLNHVQTDAEFIVILDADMIMRGPITPWEYGAKLGHPVSTPYEYLIGCDNILAKIHTRNPSACDKVGGVIIMHIDDLRRFAILWLHKSEEVRADKAHYATNITGDIYASGWISEMYGYSFAAAEINLRHIIRRDIMIYPGYVPLPGAKYKVFHYGLRFGVGNWSFDKADWRNADVVNTCWAKFPEPPDPDTIMQEGLDARERDLLSIECARALNKALYLHHKRRNCPRIGTIHSTSSNKIARIAHESSRNRNRGKFESMDVAREKTVERAAATIPPVHRSRRLARSSRMWIIAVWAVSIVVFLLVISMFFTDRRRSVSRSRVSRSLKAHV from the exons ATGGCGGCGGCGATCTCCGGCGCGGTGGCGGCCGCGCTCCTGCTGCTGTGCCCGGCCTgggcatcggcggcggcggcggtgggggaggggcggcgcctGCACACGCTGTTCTCGGTGGAATgcggcgactacttcgactggCAGGCGGTGGGGCTCCTCCACAGCCTCCGCAAGGCGGGGCAGCCCGGAGGCGTCACCCGCCTCCTCAGCTGCGCGGAGGACCAGCTCCCCTCCTACCGCGGCCTCCGCATTGGCCACACCCTTCAGGTCCCCTCCTTCAGCCGCCACCCACGCACCGGCGACTG GTACCCGGCCATCAATAAGCCCGCAGGGGTGGTGCATTGGTTAAAGCATAGTCCAGAGGCAGACAATGTTGATTGGGTTGTAATCTTGGATGCTGACCAGATTATTCGAGGACCCATTGTTCCCTGGGAACTTGGGGCTGAGAAAGGCAAGCCGTTTGCTGCTTATTATGG ATATTTGAAGGGCTGTGATAACATCCTAGCACAGCTTCATACTGCGCATCCAGAATTTTGTGATAAAGTTGGGGGAATTCTCGCCATGCATATTGATGACTTAAGAGCTCTAGCACCTCTATGGCTTTCAAAAACTGAAGAAGTGAGGCAGGATAAGTCCCATTGGTCAACCAATATTACTGGGGATATATATGGCATGGGTTGGATCAGTGAGATGTATGGGTATGCATTTGGTGCTGCAGAA GTAGGTCTACGGCACAAGATAAATGATGATATAATGATCTACCCAGGTTATATTCCAAGACCTGGCATTGAGCCACTTATCTTGCATTATGGTTTGCCATTTAAAGTTGGAAACTGGTCATTCAGTAAATTAGAACACCACGAGGATGGAATAGTTTATGATTGCAACCGCTTATTCCCTCCACCTCCTTTTCCTAGAGAG GTTGAAATGATGGAATCCGACCCAAATGTAAAACGGGGCTTATTTTTAAGCATAGAGTGCATTAATACCTTGAATGAAGGGCTCTTGTTGCATCATGCATCTGTTGGGTGCCCGAAAGCACAGTGGTCAAAATACCTAAGTTTCCTTAAAAGCAGAAGGTTTTCAGAGCTTACAAAGCCAAAGTATTGGAAAGGCCAAAAGGTTGACAGCACAATTACTACGCAACATGTTGCATTATCCAAGGCAAACAGTGAATATCCAAAAATACACACCCTTTTCTCCACCGAATGTTCATCATATTTTGACTGGCAAACTGTTGGGCTCATGCACAGCTTTCGTTTAAGCGGACAGCCTGGTAACATTACGCGCTTATTGAGCTGTACGGATGAGGACTTGAAGAACTATAAAGGCCATGACCTTGCTCCAACACATTATGTTCCATCTATGAGCCGACATCCATTGACAGGGGACTG GTACCCTGCAATTAACAAACCTGCAGCAGTTCTCCATTGGCTCAACCATGTGCAGACTGATGCTGAGTTCATTGTTATCTTAGATGCTGACATGATCATGAGAGGCCCCATTACCCCATGGGAATATGGTGCAAAACTCGGACATCCTGTTTCTACTCCCTATGA ATACCTCATTGGGTGTGATAACATACTTGCAAAGATACACACTCGCAATCCCTCTGCATGTGACAAGGTTGGTGGTGTCATTATCATGCATATAGATGATCTTCGCCGTTTTGCTATACTTTGGCTGCACAAATCAGAGGAGGTTCGTGCTGACAAAGCTCATTATGCAACAAACATTACTGGTGACATATATGCATCTGGCTGGATTAGTGAGATGTATGGCTACTCATTTGCAGCAGCTGAG ATTAACCTGCGCCACATCATTAGGAGGGACATAATGATATATCCAGGTTATGTTCCACTACCTGGAGCTAAATATAAGGTTTTCCATTATGGGTTGAGATTTGGAGTTGGTAATTGGAGCTTTGACAAGGCTGATTGGAGAAATGCTGATGTGGTAAATACATGCTGGGCCAAGTTTCCTGAACCACCTGATCCAGATACCATCATGCAAGAAGGTCTAGATGCACGAGAAAGGGATCTCCTGAGCATTGAATGTGCCAGGGCTTTGAATAAAGCCCTATACCTGCACCATAAGCGCCGAAACTGCCCCCGAATAGGCACCATCCATAGCACATCTTCTAACAAAATTGCGAGAATTGCACATGAGTCATCCAGAAATAGAAATAGAGGAAAATTTGAGTCCATGGACGTGGCAAGGGAAAAGACGGTTGAAAGGGCTGCAGCCACCATACCACCTGTGCATAGATCAAGGAGACTGGCCAGATCTTCCAGAATGTGGATAATTGCTGTCTGGGCAGTATCGATTGTAGTGTTCTTATTAGTAATCTCCATGTTTTTCACTGATCGAAGGAGAAGCGTCTCCAGATCTAGGGTTTCTAGAAGTCTGAAGGCCCATGTCTGA